One part of the Prunus persica cultivar Lovell chromosome G5, Prunus_persica_NCBIv2, whole genome shotgun sequence genome encodes these proteins:
- the LOC18777853 gene encoding RNA polymerase II transcription factor B subunit 5 isoform X2: MVNATKGLFVSCDIPMAQFIINYNNTLPPSQQFIIHVLDSTHLFVQPHAAEMIRSAISEFRDQNSYEKPT, from the exons ATGGTGAACGCCACTAAAGGATTGTTCGTCTCTTG CGACATACCTATGGCGCAATTCATCATCAATTACAACAATACACTGCCCCCTTCACAACAATTCATAATACATGTCTTGGATAGTACTCACCTGTTTGTGCAGCCCCATGCAGCTGAAATGATAAGAAGCGCCATTTCCGAATTTAGAGATCAGAATTCTTATGAGAAGCCTACTTGA
- the LOC18777752 gene encoding RNA polymerase II transcription factor B subunit 5 yields MVNATKGLFVSCDIPMAQFIINYNNTLPPSQQFIIHVLDSTHLFVQPHAAEMIRSAISEFRDQNSYEKPT; encoded by the exons ATGGTGAACGCCACTAAAGGATTGTTCGTCTCTTG CGACATACCTATGGCGCAATTCATCATCAATTACAACAATACACTGCCCCCTTCACAGCAATTCATAATACATGTCTTGGATAGTACTCACCTGTTTGTGCAGCCCCATGCAGCTGAAATGATAAGAAGCGCCATTTCCGAATTTAGAGATCAGAATTCTTATGAGAAGCCTACTTGA
- the LOC18777968 gene encoding ATP-dependent Clp protease proteolytic subunit-related protein 2, chloroplastic has product MAVSFHPTTSTPSFQPQARLAPPLSCATKHYSGLKLQSLGTFGAKNPNLTVEFYGKVNKSLQSRTRNQRPSRARIGMMPIGTPKVPYRTPGEGTWQWVDLWNALYRERVIFIGQNIDEEFSNQILATMLYLDTIDSSKRLYMYINGPGGDLTPSMAIYDTMQSLNSPVGTHCVGYAYNLAAFLLAAGEKGNRFAMPLSRIALQSPAGAARGQADDIQNEANELLRIKDYLYNELAKNTGQPVEKINKDLGRMKRFNAQEALEYGLIDRVVRPPRIKADAPPKDAGTGLG; this is encoded by the exons ATGGCAGTCTCTTTTCACCCGACCACTTCTACTCCAAGCTTTCAGCCCCAAGCTAGACTCGCTCCTCCTCTCAG TTGTGCAACAAAGCATTATTCAGGGTTAAAGCTTCAATCTTTAG GAACTTTTGGAGCTAAAAACCCCAACTTGACGGTTGAGTTCTATGGCAAAGTTAATAAGAGCCTTCAATCCAG GACACGTAACCAAAGACCATCACGAGCGCGAATTGGAATGATGCCTATAGGGACACCAAAGGTGCCCTATAGAACTCCTGGTGAGGGAACTTGGCAATGGGTTGATTTGTGGAATGCTCTA TACCGAGAACGTGTTATCTTCATTGGGCAGAATATAGATGAAGAGTTTAGCAATCAGATTTTGGCAACAATGCTGTACCTTGACACTATTGATTCTTCCAAAAGGCTTTATATGTATATCAATGGCCCTGGTGGAGAT CTTACTCCGAGCATGGCTATTTATGATACTATGCAGAGCTTAAATAGTCCCGTTGGCACCCATTGTGTGGGCTATGCCTATAATTTAGCAGCCTTTCTTCTTGCAGCTGGAGAAAAG GGCAATCGATTTGCAATGCCACTATCAAGGATTGCGCTACAATCTCCTGCCGGGGCTGCTCGTGGTCAG GCTGATGACATACAAAATGAAGCAAATGAACTTCTCAGAATCAAAGATTACCTTTATAACGAGTTGGCTAAGAACACTGGCCAGCCAGTTGAAAAG ATTAACAAAGACTTAGGTCGGATGAAGCGGTTTAATGCACAGGAGGCTCTAGAGTATGGGCTCATTGATCGTGTAGTTAGGCCACCTCGTATTAAGGCTGATGCACCTCCCAAGGATGCGGGAACAGGTCTTGGTTAG
- the LOC18776289 gene encoding uncharacterized protein LOC18776289 has product MRVVGVPGTVFLLLFMAAALVLSSLLQSISKESLHFSSNPLFVFSLFNIIIVAIIVGSHRSSSGEVDSIIPFLYHQYEPEEDADNDVEDTKSDKYLNLDGYENGSDCVDDESEDYSFDSDGYNEDDDDNGSDDEVGWGDMDEHNSNLEKRIEDFIDKVNKGWKEERLRDSLSNPLQFSYL; this is encoded by the coding sequence ATGAGGGTTGTTGGGGTACCAGGAACTGTCTTTCTCCTACTCTTCATGGCGGCTGCTCTTGTCCTCAGCTCTTTGCTGCAATCAATCTCGAAAGAGAGTCTTCATTTCTCATCCAATCCTCTGTTTGTGTTTTCACtatttaacatcatcatcgtcgCCATCATTGTTGGAAGTCACAGGTCATCTTCCGGGGAAGTTGACAGTATCATACCTTTCCTATATCATCAGTATGAACCAGAAGAAGACGCAGACAATGATGTTGAGGATACAAAGAGTGATAAATACTTGAATCTGGATGGTTATGAAAATGGCAGTGACTGTGTTGATGACGAAAGTGAAGATTATAGCTTTGATTCTGATGGTTACAACGAAGATGACGACGACAATGGTAGCGATGACGAGGTTGGTTGGGGAGACATGGATGAACACAACAGTAATTTGGAGAAAAGAATCGAAGACTTCATTGATAAGGTTAACAAGGGATGGAAGGAAGAGAGGCTAAGGGATAGTCTCTCCAATCCTTTGCAGTTTAGCTACTTGTGA
- the LOC18775703 gene encoding AT-hook motif nuclear-localized protein 1, whose product MEGREGVNSSGVTVVASDAPSDYHVAPRSENTTHNAGSTPPAPVAPPPAAALPAAASLPMKKKRGRPRKYGPDGSVTMALSPKPISSSAPPPVIDFSAEKRGKVKPTSSVSKTKYEVENLGEWVACSVGANFTPHIITVNSGEDVMMKIISFSQQGPRAICVLSANGVISSVTLRQPDSSGGTLTYEGRFEILSLSGSFMPNETGGTRSRSGGMSVSLASPDGRVVGGGVAGLLVAASPVQVVVGSFLSGNQHEQKPKKQKHDYISNATPTMAVPISSVDPKPNFSSSTSFRGDNWSSLPSDPKTKTDINVSLPGGVI is encoded by the exons ATGGAGGGTAGGGAAGGAGTGAATAGTAGTGGGGTTACAGTGGTGGCATCAGATGCTCCGTCAGACTACCATGTGGCTCCAAGGTCTGAAAACACAACCCATAACGCCGGATCAACACCTCCGGCGCCGGTTGCTCCGCCACCGGCGGCGGCTCTGCCGGCGGCTGCGTCTTTgccgatgaagaagaagagggggAGGCCAAGGAAGTACGGACCAGACGGGAGTGTGACCATGGCGCTTTCACCAAAGCCGATATCGTCCTCTGCGCCGCCTCCGGTGATTGATTTCTCGGCGGAGAAGCGCGGGAAAGTAAAGCCGACCAGCTCAGTGAGCAAGACCAAGTATGAGGTGGAGAATTTAG gtgAATGGGTTGCATGCTCTGTCGGTGCTAATTTTACACCACATATCATCACTGTTAATTCGGGCGAG GATGTCATGATGAAGATTATATCATTTTCTCAACAAGGTCCTCGAGCTATATGTGTGCTCTCTGCAAATGGTGTTATATCAAGCGTGACACTTCGTCAGCCTGATTCGTCTGGTGGTACATTGACATATGAG GGGCGTTTTGAGATACTATCTTTATCCGGTTCATTTATGCCCAATGAAACTGGAGGGACAAGAAGCAGATCAGGTGGGATGAGCGTTTCTTTGGCAAGTCCAGATGGGCGTGTTGTAGGTGGTGGTGTAGCTGGTCTGTTGGTAGCTGCAAGTCCTGTGCAG GTTGTAGTAGGCAGTTTTCTGTCAGGAAACCAGCATGAGCAGAAGCCCAAGAAACAGAAACATGATTACATCTCTAATGCAACGCCAACTATGGCTGTTCCTATTTCTAGTGTTGATCCAAAACCAAACTTCTCATCTTCGACTTCCTTCCGTGGAGATAATTGGTCTTCATTGCCATCGGATCCGAAAACCAAGACTGACATTAATGTATCTTTGCCTGGAGGTGTAATCTGA